A genomic region of Zea mays cultivar B73 chromosome 6, Zm-B73-REFERENCE-NAM-5.0, whole genome shotgun sequence contains the following coding sequences:
- the LOC103629955 gene encoding E2F transcription factor-like E2FE isoform X2 — protein MDASAATPAPGPSFSGAESSAAAAQPPAEAPQLRVHGAGSGSGVARACRHHAYSRKQKSLGLLCSNFVALYDREDVEVIGLDDAAKRLGVERRRIYDIVNVLESVGILVRRAKNRYTWLGFGGVPAALKELKERALRKMSGSPVLLSMEDSSTANLSDDEDDEKLGDADEDAESEKLSQPVDNTSDKPDAPSCRLRSDHRKEKSLGLLTQNFVKLFLNMEVGTISLDEAARLLLGEGHADSNMRTKVRRLYDIANVLSSLNLIEKTQQADTRKPAFRWLGQAKRKQDNNVMVSVPPSMKAMPNKRAFGTDLTNIDNKRGKLDSAAENKVKLMQGAGNIVKTFERQLVQGKRSDFVYGPFHPAGAKKHETDDQTVKQQERKNIQDWENLAVSFRPQYQNQALNDLFGHYVEAWKSWYVDLTQETAS, from the exons ATGGATGCCTCCgccgccacccccgcccccgggcCTTCCTTCTCTGGCGCCGAGTCCTCCGCGGCCGCCGCCCAGCCGCCGGCGGAGGCTCCGCAGTTGCGCGTCCACGGcgccggcagcggcagcggcgtcGCGCGAGCCTGCCGCCACCACGCGTACAGCCGCAAGCAGAAGTCGCTCGGCCTTCTCTGCTCCAA CTTCGTGGCGCTGTACGACCGGGAGGACGTGGAGGTGATTGGGCTGGACGACGCGGCCAAGCGTCTCGGCGTCGAGCGACGCCGGATCTACGACATAGTCAACGTTCTCGAGAGCGTCGGG ATTCTTGTGCGGAGGGCCAAGAATCGGTATACATGGCTCGGATTCGGGGGAGTCCCTGCTGCGCTGAAAGAACTCAAG GAGAGGGCGCTAAGGAAGATGTCCGGATCACCGGTGTTACTGTCAATGGAGGACTCCTCTACTGCCAAC TTATcagatgatgaggatgatgaaaAATTGGGCGATGCTGATGAAGATGCTGAGAGCGAGAAGCTCAGCCAACCTGTTGACAATACGTCTGATAAGCCTGACGCACCCAGCTGCCGCCTTAGATCTG ATCATCGGAAGGAGAAGTCCCTTGGGCTCCTCACTCAGAATTTTGTCAAGCTCTTCCTCAACATGGAG GTTGGGACAATCTCACTTGACGAAGCTGCAAGGCTTCTCCTTGGAGAGGGACATGCAGACAGCAACATGAGAA CCAAAGTTCGTCGATTGTATGACATTGCCAATGTGCTGTCTTCTTTGAACCTCATTGAGAAG ACGCAGCAAGCAGACACAAGAAAACCTGCATTCCGGTGGCTAGGCCAGGCAAAGCGAAAGCAAGATAACAATGTCATGGTTTCTGTACCTCCATCGATGAAGGCAATGCCCAATAAGAGAGCATTTGGTACTGATCTTACAAACATTGACAATAAGCGAGGCAAGTTAGACTCAGCAGCGGAGAACAAAGTCAAGCTCATGCAGGGTGCTGGTAACATAGTGAAGACTTTTGAGAGGCAGCTGGTGCAAGGGAAAAGGAGTGACTTTGTTTATGGGCCCTTCCACCCTGCTGGTGCAAAGAAACACGAAACTGATGATCAAACTGTTAAGCAGCAGGAGAGGAAGAACATTCAGGACTGGGAAAACCTTGCTGTGTCCTTCCGTCCACAATATCAGAATCAAG CACTGAATGATCTTTTTGGTCATTATGTGGAAGCATGGAAATCATGGTACGTGGATCTTACCCAGGAAACGGCATCATGA
- the LOC103629955 gene encoding E2F transcription factor-like E2FE isoform X1, translating into MDASAATPAPGPSFSGAESSAAAAQPPAEAPQLRVHGAGSGSGVARACRHHAYSRKQKSLGLLCSNFVALYDREDVEVIGLDDAAKRLGVERRRIYDIVNVLESVGILVRRAKNRYTWLGFGGVPAALKELKERALRKMSGSPVLLSMEDSSTANLSDDEDDEKLGDADEDAESEKLSQPVDNTSDKPDAPSCRLRSDHRKEKSLGLLTQNFVKLFLNMEVGTISLDEAARLLLGEGHADSNMRTAKVRRLYDIANVLSSLNLIEKTQQADTRKPAFRWLGQAKRKQDNNVMVSVPPSMKAMPNKRAFGTDLTNIDNKRGKLDSAAENKVKLMQGAGNIVKTFERQLVQGKRSDFVYGPFHPAGAKKHETDDQTVKQQERKNIQDWENLAVSFRPQYQNQALNDLFGHYVEAWKSWYVDLTQETAS; encoded by the exons ATGGATGCCTCCgccgccacccccgcccccgggcCTTCCTTCTCTGGCGCCGAGTCCTCCGCGGCCGCCGCCCAGCCGCCGGCGGAGGCTCCGCAGTTGCGCGTCCACGGcgccggcagcggcagcggcgtcGCGCGAGCCTGCCGCCACCACGCGTACAGCCGCAAGCAGAAGTCGCTCGGCCTTCTCTGCTCCAA CTTCGTGGCGCTGTACGACCGGGAGGACGTGGAGGTGATTGGGCTGGACGACGCGGCCAAGCGTCTCGGCGTCGAGCGACGCCGGATCTACGACATAGTCAACGTTCTCGAGAGCGTCGGG ATTCTTGTGCGGAGGGCCAAGAATCGGTATACATGGCTCGGATTCGGGGGAGTCCCTGCTGCGCTGAAAGAACTCAAG GAGAGGGCGCTAAGGAAGATGTCCGGATCACCGGTGTTACTGTCAATGGAGGACTCCTCTACTGCCAAC TTATcagatgatgaggatgatgaaaAATTGGGCGATGCTGATGAAGATGCTGAGAGCGAGAAGCTCAGCCAACCTGTTGACAATACGTCTGATAAGCCTGACGCACCCAGCTGCCGCCTTAGATCTG ATCATCGGAAGGAGAAGTCCCTTGGGCTCCTCACTCAGAATTTTGTCAAGCTCTTCCTCAACATGGAG GTTGGGACAATCTCACTTGACGAAGCTGCAAGGCTTCTCCTTGGAGAGGGACATGCAGACAGCAACATGAGAA CAGCCAAAGTTCGTCGATTGTATGACATTGCCAATGTGCTGTCTTCTTTGAACCTCATTGAGAAG ACGCAGCAAGCAGACACAAGAAAACCTGCATTCCGGTGGCTAGGCCAGGCAAAGCGAAAGCAAGATAACAATGTCATGGTTTCTGTACCTCCATCGATGAAGGCAATGCCCAATAAGAGAGCATTTGGTACTGATCTTACAAACATTGACAATAAGCGAGGCAAGTTAGACTCAGCAGCGGAGAACAAAGTCAAGCTCATGCAGGGTGCTGGTAACATAGTGAAGACTTTTGAGAGGCAGCTGGTGCAAGGGAAAAGGAGTGACTTTGTTTATGGGCCCTTCCACCCTGCTGGTGCAAAGAAACACGAAACTGATGATCAAACTGTTAAGCAGCAGGAGAGGAAGAACATTCAGGACTGGGAAAACCTTGCTGTGTCCTTCCGTCCACAATATCAGAATCAAG CACTGAATGATCTTTTTGGTCATTATGTGGAAGCATGGAAATCATGGTACGTGGATCTTACCCAGGAAACGGCATCATGA
- the LOC100286358 gene encoding uncharacterized protein LOC100286358, with protein MASRWVRPEVYPLFAATGVAVGICGFQLFRNITGNPEVRVNKAGRAAGVLENHEEGRRYAMHGLRSFVHDKTPEIMPAVNKFFTDPK; from the exons ATGGCCAGCCGCTGGGTCCGGCCCGAG GTGTACCCGCTGTTCGCGGCGACGGGCGTGGCCGTCGGCATCTGCGGGTTTCAGCTCTTCCGGAACATCACTGGCAACCCGGAAGTCAG GGTAAACAAGGCAGGGAGGGCAGCTGGTGTGCTTGAGAACCATGAGGAGGGGAGACGTTACGCCATGCATGGCCTAAGAAGCTTTGTGCACGACAAGACTCCTGAGATCATGCCTGCAGTTAACAAGTTCTTCACTGACCCTAAGTGA